The genomic window GTCTGTGACATGTGCGAAATATTCAATGATTTCACGATCATTCTCAAATACATTCAGAGACCAAACATGGCGCATAAGAACAGAACAAATTGGAGCCCGTATAAGGCACGGAAGGCTGCCAAAGCAGCCGCCGATCCGAACCGGAAGGCTGCCAAAGCAGCCAAACAGGCCCCATCTGCTGATACTTTTGGCAAAGCTCATCACAAAAAGCCGGTAACGATCTTTGAGCTCGACGAAGCAGAGGATCGCCTCAGGGATCTTTTTCAACATCATGGTCTTGGATGGTTTCCAAATGCTCAGCGGCGCGAGTTGGCCAGATTTTATCGAATGCTGATGGAGAATCAAAACGAGCGCAACTTTACTCGCCTTTTGACGTTGCGAGATGTGGGCATCAAACACTTCGTCGATTGTCTCGCCATCATTCCCCTCCTGCGCGATCATGGCGTCCCGCTTCTTTTCCCACTCATGGATGTCGGCACAGGCCCGGGCCTGCCAGGCATACCACTTAAAATCGCGTTCCCTCATGAACACATTTATCTCGCAGAGGGTGTGCAAAAAAGGGTCGAATTTCTTAAAAAAGTTCGCGAGGAGCTTGGACTCAGCCACCCAGACGGACCGCTAGAAATCTACGCGCGAAATGTGAACGAGGAATGTTTTTTACCTGTGAATGGCGTCATCACAAGAGCTGTCGAAGATGCTTCTAACACGTTAAGCAATGTTATTCATTCTCTTCAAACTGGCGGCCGCGTCTATTTGATGAAGGGCCCGGGCTGTGATCCCGAGATAGAGCCCGCGTTAAAAAAATGGGGCGATTATTATCGACTTGAAAAAGATATTTCCTACGAACTCGAAAAAACTCCGCACAAGCGCCGCCTCCTTGTGTTTCAAAAGATCAAAGTCCACCCGCTGCCAGACTTTGAAGCCCTTGATCTCGCCTGGGAGCGCGAACATGGCCAGTAGATCGCGCTTTCCAATCGGACTCATTCTGAGCACGATTTCCTTTGCCGCTTTCATTTGTGGTTGCGCAAGCCCGCCGAAGTCCATCGGCGCCGGCTCGGCACGCCCAGCACGGCTGATTGACCAAGCGAAGACTCGTATGGAGCGGGAATTAATCGAGCGCATTGACGAGATCCGGCGCCAGTCGCAAATCCCTGGGCTTCAAGTCATTGTCGATCATCAGGGCGAGCAGCATCTTAATCTAGCCCTTGGCCTTCGCGCTGTTGATCAACCGAAAAGCTTTGTTACCAGCGAAGATGTTTGGCATCTTGGTTCGAATACGAAACCAATGACCGCGTTACTTATTGGTCAAGCTGTCGAGCGCTCGAATCTCACTTGGCACACGCAAATTGCCCAAGCCCTGAAGTCGCACTCTTTCCCGCTTCACCAATCAGTAAAATTCATCACCATTGATCAGTTGTTGTCGCATCAAGCAGGGTTGATGGAACCGGGTTCTATTCTCGGCGGAAAACTTTGGGCCGCCGTCTTTCGCGACGACCAGCCGGTAGGTAAAATGCGATCGGCCCTTGCTAAAGGAATCCTTTCCACTCCTACTAAATTTGCCCCTGGTACCAGAACTGAGTACAGCAACAGCGGCTATGTCATCTTAGGCTATGTTGCAGAACAAACCATGAACAGTGACTGGGAAAGTTTAGTCCGAAACCGAATTTTTGTTCCCCTCAAAATGAAGTCCTGCGGTTTCGGACCTGCTGGGACTAAGGGACTCGAAGTTCCAGACCAGCCTTGGGGGCACCGCATAGACGACACGACGGGTTCGATGATCGCCGTCCCACCATCTCTTCAAGCCGACAACCCACCAGCTTTTGGCCCCGCAGGCACAGTTCATTGTTCGGCAAGCGATTGGGTGAAATTCCTTAGGCTCTTCATTGATGGCCAAGACGAGCGTCGAAGTCGTGCACTGATTGTTCGAAAAGAAACCTTTGATCATTTGTCTAACAGTGCGCAAAACGGATTTACGTTTTCAACCATCACTAAAATAGACCGCAGATCCTGGGCAGCTGGGCCAGTTTATACTTTGGCCGGAAACAACACGATGAACTTTTCCCAAGCGGTCATTGCGCCAAAGCGAAGTCTTGTGATTACAGTCAACACGAATGCCGGCCATCGAGACGCCGAGGCCGGGGTCACGAAACTTTTAAAACTCATCACCGAAAATCTTCCCGAAGATTCAACCAAACTAGAAGCGAGTATCGAATAATGAGCATGAAACTCGTCCCAGTATCGAGCAGTCAAAATGATGTTTTCAAAGCTCTTTTAAAATCGACGGACGGTCGCGGCGACTTTGTCTTAGTGCATGGCTTGAAATTGATCGACGAAGTGTTGCGATCTAAATCACTTGCTCCTAAAACGATTGTCGCTCGCAATGGGTTTGCGCTCGAAAAGTCGGATCTTGCGCGCGATGTGTTTTCGAGACGGTTTGATCAACCCGTATCACGACTTCTTTTGGACGATGCGTTGTTTGATCAGCTGGACCCCATTGGCGTCCCCGATGCCCTTGCCGCTTTTGAACGACCACCGGTCGGAAAGTACGACTTTAAATCTCCGGTTGCCGGCCCGAGCCTTATGGCAGCAACGCAAAACCCAGCCAACCTGGGCGCCTTAATCAGATCAGCTGCGGCGTTTGGAATTAAAAACTTCATCTCTCTCAAAGAAGCAGCCCACCCGCTTCATCCTAAAACTGTTCGTGGATCGATGGGCTACGTTCTCGATCTTCAAATTTTCCAAGGTCCATCAATACATGATCTCGGCGGATTTGAGGCTGGGGCGGCCCCAGGAGGACTATTTTCTCGCCTCGTGACATTGGATCTTGCAGGCGATCCGCTGCAAAACTTCATATGGCCCAAAGATCCGATTGTTCTGGTCGGAGAAGAAGGCAGAGGGGTTCCGAAAAGCTACAAAGGTTCGCGAATTCTTATTCCGCATCTTCCATCCGTTGATTCATTGAACGCAGCCGTTAGCGGAGGAATTGCACTCTATGATTTTTATTTGAAAACCGAGTCTAAAGCTTGAAGACAGGAATCAGCTTCGATTCTACTTCGATGGCAGGGCGCTCCCGCCAAAGGCTCAACGCAAACCCGCCGCCGCCAGAACCCGTTGGTTTAACGGCCGCTGCACCGCCACTAGAAAGCCAAGATAGATGCCGTCCAAGCTCTCCATTGCTCAATCCCCAATCGCCAAAGCAAGTAGCAGAAAGCTTGATCGCCGCCACTAGTTTTTCGAATCGCTCGTGGGCTGCATCCGCCGACGTTACCTTCTGCATCAGACTTTCATGCGCAAAACTAACCGCTTGACGCATTTTCAGATCCAGTCTTTCACCACGATCTGCATCTTTCGCGATGAGTTCCTTCACTTTGGCCACGCACTCCGAGGTGATTCCTCGAGTTCCAGAATAACTTATGTACCAGTTCGGCTGCCACTCAGGATCGAACGCTGTGAATCCGCCCTGCCGTGAAAACAGAAGTCCTCGGCTTTCAATTGCGACAGCGACGTCGACTCCACTGGACTCACCGTGAAAAAGGTTTTCAATCTCACGGCAAAACTCAAAAAGCCGGATTTCTGATATTGCCCCTTGGGAAACAAACCAACGACCGACAGCGACAGCGAGTGCTGCCGATGCACCAAGCCCTGCACCAACTGGTAGTGTGCTATCGACATGAAAGTGACCACGCTTGAGGCTCAAGTCCCCCGGACGATTCAAAATCTCTAAAGCGCGGTCAAAGACGCCGGAAAAGAGCAGTTGGAACTCTTGCCCCCGATCGCCTCCAAAGCTTGAGCTAAAAGTCCCCGCCTCTGACCACGTGAGTGCTAAATACTTTCCATAAACTGGAAAGGCGATCGCTTGGCAACCTCGCAAAACGGAGTGTTCGCCAGCTAGAATCCACTTACCATGTACTTTTACTGAAAAATCAGCCGATCGAAGATCACTCGCCAAAAAATCGCTCACAGCGCTTCCATTTCCTTTGAATCAAGAATTCGAATCGATGAGTGAGTCACCAGAAGCAACTTCAAGGTCTCAATCGCTTGGTCGCCAGCCTCGTCGCGCCAAAAAAGCGCGTGAACATTTGGACCGGCATCCATCGTCACGATCGGCATTCGGTTACCC from Deltaproteobacteria bacterium includes these protein-coding regions:
- a CDS encoding class I SAM-dependent methyltransferase; its protein translation is MAHKNRTNWSPYKARKAAKAAADPNRKAAKAAKQAPSADTFGKAHHKKPVTIFELDEAEDRLRDLFQHHGLGWFPNAQRRELARFYRMLMENQNERNFTRLLTLRDVGIKHFVDCLAIIPLLRDHGVPLLFPLMDVGTGPGLPGIPLKIAFPHEHIYLAEGVQKRVEFLKKVREELGLSHPDGPLEIYARNVNEECFLPVNGVITRAVEDASNTLSNVIHSLQTGGRVYLMKGPGCDPEIEPALKKWGDYYRLEKDISYELEKTPHKRRLLVFQKIKVHPLPDFEALDLAWEREHGQ
- a CDS encoding beta-lactamase family protein; this translates as MASRSRFPIGLILSTISFAAFICGCASPPKSIGAGSARPARLIDQAKTRMERELIERIDEIRRQSQIPGLQVIVDHQGEQHLNLALGLRAVDQPKSFVTSEDVWHLGSNTKPMTALLIGQAVERSNLTWHTQIAQALKSHSFPLHQSVKFITIDQLLSHQAGLMEPGSILGGKLWAAVFRDDQPVGKMRSALAKGILSTPTKFAPGTRTEYSNSGYVILGYVAEQTMNSDWESLVRNRIFVPLKMKSCGFGPAGTKGLEVPDQPWGHRIDDTTGSMIAVPPSLQADNPPAFGPAGTVHCSASDWVKFLRLFIDGQDERRSRALIVRKETFDHLSNSAQNGFTFSTITKIDRRSWAAGPVYTLAGNNTMNFSQAVIAPKRSLVITVNTNAGHRDAEAGVTKLLKLITENLPEDSTKLEASIE
- a CDS encoding RNA methyltransferase — encoded protein: MSMKLVPVSSSQNDVFKALLKSTDGRGDFVLVHGLKLIDEVLRSKSLAPKTIVARNGFALEKSDLARDVFSRRFDQPVSRLLLDDALFDQLDPIGVPDALAAFERPPVGKYDFKSPVAGPSLMAATQNPANLGALIRSAAAFGIKNFISLKEAAHPLHPKTVRGSMGYVLDLQIFQGPSIHDLGGFEAGAAPGGLFSRLVTLDLAGDPLQNFIWPKDPIVLVGEEGRGVPKSYKGSRILIPHLPSVDSLNAAVSGGIALYDFYLKTESKA